In the genome of Paenibacillus sp. FSL R5-0766, one region contains:
- a CDS encoding PRC-barrel domain-containing protein, which translates to MKLQEMIGLAVFDVEDGKQVGKIQDFIVNDDWEIEGIELENKGLFTNHVKIVQWQDIVAYGEDAVMIRNQQAVRKTGADDIKYTYLLGRSKLKEMSVLTEEGLLLGRVSDVYFDQELGNTIIGIEITDGFVSDLIEGRKWLPCTSDMSIGESAIMVPSLSEQRLENAIHSVNG; encoded by the coding sequence ATGAAGCTTCAGGAAATGATCGGACTTGCCGTTTTTGATGTTGAGGACGGGAAGCAGGTCGGTAAAATCCAGGATTTCATTGTGAATGATGATTGGGAGATCGAAGGCATTGAGCTTGAGAACAAAGGTCTGTTTACCAATCATGTCAAAATCGTGCAGTGGCAAGATATCGTTGCCTACGGCGAAGATGCCGTCATGATCCGTAATCAACAGGCTGTCCGCAAGACGGGAGCCGACGACATAAAATACACGTACCTCCTCGGTCGGTCTAAATTGAAGGAGATGTCCGTGCTCACCGAAGAAGGTTTGCTGCTTGGGCGTGTCTCCGATGTTTATTTTGACCAAGAGTTGGGAAATACAATAATAGGGATTGAAATTACGGACGGTTTTGTGTCCGATCTGATCGAGGGCCGCAAATGGCTGCCATGTACAAGCGATATGTCCATCGGGGAAAGTGCCATTATGGTGCCGTCGCTGAGTGAACAACGCTTGGAAAATGCCATTCATTCTGTTAATGGATAG
- a CDS encoding Rrf2 family transcriptional regulator — MKISTKGRYGLTIMMELAARTGEGPTSLKSIAERNQLSEHYLEQLIAPLRNAGLVKSIRGAYGGYILAGDPATVTAGDVIRVLEGPISPVDFTEEDDPAKRDLWLRIRDGIAEVLDSTTLKDLITFQDQDKKDSYMFYI, encoded by the coding sequence TTGAAAATATCGACAAAAGGCCGTTACGGCCTCACAATCATGATGGAGCTTGCTGCCAGAACAGGCGAAGGCCCTACATCACTTAAAAGCATTGCCGAGCGCAACCAGCTCTCGGAGCATTACCTGGAGCAACTGATCGCTCCACTACGTAATGCAGGACTGGTGAAGAGCATTAGAGGTGCTTACGGCGGTTATATCCTTGCGGGTGATCCTGCAACCGTGACTGCAGGCGATGTAATCCGTGTACTGGAAGGGCCAATCTCTCCAGTAGATTTCACAGAGGAAGATGATCCGGCGAAGCGTGATCTATGGTTGCGTATTCGTGACGGCATTGCGGAAGTGTTGGATTCCACAACACTGAAAGACCTGATTACATTCCAGGATCAGGACAAAAAAGACAGCTACATGTTCTACATTTAA
- the mnmA gene encoding tRNA 2-thiouridine(34) synthase MnmA, producing the protein MSKTIENTRVVVGMSGGVDSSVTALLLKEQGYDVIGIFMKNWDDTDEFGHCTAEEDSEDVRRVCEQIGIPYYTVNFEKEYFDKVFTYFLDEYKSGRTPNPDVMCNREIKFGEFLNKALDLGADYVATGHYARLIEEDGTFKLLRGVDNNKDQTYFLNALNQNQLSKAMFPIGHLPKPEVRKIAEAAGLYTAKKKDSTGVCFIGERNFKEFLSNYLPAKGGDMVDIATGEVKGRHDGLMYYTLGQRQGLGIGGSGNGEPWFVADKNLEKNQLLVVQGDAHASLYSTGLTATGVNWIAGAEHMPNVPYRCTAKFRYRQPDQGVTLTWQEDGSVDVQFDQQQKAITPGQAVVFYDGEVCLGGGTIDQVQKVPVPAMQ; encoded by the coding sequence ATGTCCAAAACAATTGAAAATACACGGGTCGTCGTTGGCATGTCCGGAGGTGTCGATTCTTCCGTTACCGCACTGTTGCTGAAAGAGCAAGGGTACGATGTCATCGGCATTTTCATGAAAAACTGGGATGACACCGACGAGTTCGGCCACTGTACCGCTGAAGAAGATTCAGAGGATGTACGCCGCGTATGTGAACAGATCGGCATTCCATACTACACTGTCAACTTCGAGAAAGAGTATTTTGATAAAGTATTTACCTATTTCCTTGATGAATATAAGTCGGGTCGCACGCCAAATCCGGATGTCATGTGTAATCGTGAGATCAAATTTGGTGAATTCCTGAACAAAGCTCTGGATCTCGGCGCAGATTATGTAGCTACAGGACACTATGCTCGCCTGATTGAAGAAGATGGTACGTTCAAGCTGCTGCGCGGCGTGGACAACAATAAGGATCAGACCTATTTCCTTAACGCACTCAATCAGAACCAGCTGTCCAAAGCCATGTTCCCGATTGGTCATCTACCCAAACCGGAAGTGCGCAAAATCGCAGAAGCCGCTGGTTTGTATACCGCCAAGAAAAAAGACAGCACAGGTGTTTGCTTCATCGGTGAGCGTAATTTCAAAGAGTTCCTGAGTAACTATCTGCCTGCCAAAGGCGGAGACATGGTTGATATCGCAACCGGTGAAGTCAAAGGTCGTCATGACGGTCTGATGTACTACACACTTGGACAGCGCCAAGGTCTGGGCATTGGTGGTTCCGGCAATGGTGAACCCTGGTTTGTTGCAGACAAGAACCTGGAGAAGAATCAACTGCTTGTTGTTCAGGGCGATGCCCATGCAAGCCTGTACTCCACAGGTCTAACCGCAACGGGTGTGAACTGGATTGCTGGTGCAGAGCACATGCCTAATGTGCCATACCGTTGTACTGCCAAATTCCGCTATCGTCAGCCGGATCAAGGTGTAACATTGACCTGGCAGGAAGATGGAAGTGTGGATGTACAATTTGATCAGCAGCAAAAAGCCATTACACCAGGACAAGCCGTTGTTTTCTACGACGGAGAGGTCTGCCTGGGTGGGGGTACGATCGATCAGGTGCAAAAAGTACCTGTACCCGCAATGCAATAA
- a CDS encoding cysteine desulfurase family protein, translating to MKRIYLDHAASTPMHPQVAEAMMNVMTGQFGNASSIHAFGREAKRTVSGARDVIAASLGCFPDELVFTGGGTESDNLAIFGAVSSRQDKGKHVITTAIEHHAVLHTCQELERQGYEVTYLSVDRYGRISLDELREAIRPDTVLITMMYANNEVGTIQPILEVGELARQHGILFHTDAVQALGSQNISCKDLPVDLISFSAHKINGPQGVGALYVRRGIVLEARAHGGLQERQRRAGTENIAGITGFAEALKIASAQTEMHRQHDLALRKLLLEQLEIHVGTEHFHVNGHLEHTLPNILNISFPEVSTETMLMNLDMEGIAVASGSACTSGSLEVSHVLKAMKLPETFLHSAIRFSWGLGNTTEEIMITAEKIGTILGRLRNRP from the coding sequence ATGAAACGAATTTATTTGGATCACGCCGCATCGACACCTATGCATCCACAAGTCGCAGAAGCGATGATGAACGTCATGACAGGACAATTTGGCAATGCATCAAGTATCCATGCCTTTGGGCGTGAGGCCAAACGGACTGTCAGCGGAGCAAGGGATGTCATTGCGGCGTCTTTGGGCTGTTTCCCGGACGAATTGGTATTCACCGGAGGTGGCACCGAGAGCGACAATCTGGCAATCTTTGGAGCAGTCTCATCCAGGCAGGATAAGGGGAAACACGTCATCACGACCGCAATTGAGCATCATGCTGTTTTGCATACGTGTCAGGAATTGGAGCGGCAAGGTTATGAAGTAACCTATCTATCTGTTGATCGTTATGGACGAATAAGTCTGGATGAGCTGCGAGAGGCTATTCGACCGGATACGGTGCTGATTACCATGATGTATGCCAACAACGAAGTGGGCACGATTCAGCCTATACTTGAGGTGGGTGAGCTTGCCCGTCAGCATGGTATTCTTTTCCATACCGATGCAGTTCAGGCTCTGGGCAGCCAGAATATTTCCTGTAAGGATCTGCCTGTGGATCTGATCAGCTTCTCTGCGCATAAAATCAACGGACCTCAGGGCGTGGGTGCACTCTATGTACGGCGAGGAATTGTGCTGGAAGCAAGAGCTCACGGTGGGCTGCAAGAGCGTCAGCGTCGCGCTGGTACGGAAAATATCGCAGGTATTACCGGATTTGCAGAGGCTCTCAAGATTGCATCAGCACAGACGGAGATGCATCGTCAGCATGATTTGGCATTGCGTAAACTTTTGTTGGAACAGCTTGAAATTCATGTGGGGACGGAGCACTTTCACGTGAATGGACACCTGGAGCATACGCTGCCCAACATCCTGAATATCAGCTTCCCTGAAGTGTCCACAGAGACGATGTTAATGAATCTGGATATGGAAGGAATTGCTGTTGCAAGCGGTTCTGCCTGCACTTCAGGTTCACTTGAAGTCTCTCATGTGCTCAAAGCGATGAAATTGCCTGAAACATTTTTACACTCTGCGATTCGATTTAGCTGGGGATTGGGTAATACTACGGAAGAAATCATGATAACCGCCGAAAAAATTGGAACCATTCTTGGACGACTGCGTAATAGACCCTAA